CCCTCTACAGTTCCAGTGCTGCTTCAGGAATCGATTGATTCTGAAGGTGACCACCGTGATCAAGGCAAGTCACAGGTTGATTCCTCCTCTACACAACATCCAAATCTTGTGTTGGTCTTACATGTCAGTAGTTTTGTGTTAGTTTTAAGGTAATTGCATGACAACATTCTGTGTGTACCAGGTTGGTGGGATACCTGAAAATCATGAAACTGGAATGCTTGCTGCTCCTAAAACATCTGAAGGGGGGAATGAGGTTGAGACCTTTTCTGATAAAGGTCCACTAGGATCATCTGATGCTTGGGATGAATCAAAAGGATTAGCTGATATGGAGAATCAGACAGAAGCCATTCAGAACCATGCTGCTGAAATTGATGTCCCATGTACATCTGCATCAGGGGACAAGGCCAAGGGTGAACCTAAAGGATTAGCTGATATGGAGAATCAGGCAGAAGCCATTCAGAACCGTTCTGCTGAGATGGATGTCCTGTGTTTGTCTGCATCAGGGGTTAAGGCCGAGGGTGAATCTAAAGAAGTAGCTGATATGGAGAATCGGGCGGAAGCCATTCAAAACTGTGCTGCTGAGATGGATGTCCCATGTACATCTGCACCAGGGGACAAGGCCGAGGGTGAATCTAAAGGATTAGCTGATATGGAGAATCTGGCAGAAGCCATTCAAGATTGTGCTGCTGAGATGCATGTCCCGTGTGTGTCTTCACCAGGGGACAAGGCCGAGGGTGAATATAAAGGATTAGCTGATATGGAGAATGAGGTAGAAACCATTGAGAGCTGTGCTGCTGAGATGGAAGTGTCATGTTCCTCTGCATCAGGGGACAAGGCAGAGGGTGAGAATGTTTTAGTTGGCACGAAGGAAAAAATTCTGGTGTCAGAAGACACTGAAGCTTTTGCAGTTGATGAAACAGATGTTTCTAATGGCGGTCCAGCTGTGCCCGAAACAACATCAGCCAATGGGGCTCCACTTCCATGTTCTTCGCTGAGAGTGGGTGAACCTTTCGTGGGGCATGATACTAAAGGAACTGAAACTGGTGTCGCCAACCATGATAATCAAGCCATACGGCAAAATGCTCTGAAAGATGCAGAAGAGTGCTCTTCTTCTGCAGCCGCTGACATAATTGAAAAGAGCTCACCTCAGAAGGATGTCATTGAATCTTCTCCGTTGCTGCCGCTGGAAACATCTGTTGATGGGGTTCCACCTCCATGCTCTTCAGTTGCTGAGGGCGAACGCGTAGAGAGTTTGTCTGATGAGGCTTTGGTTGATTCTGCTGTGAAGCTTGGTACTAAAAATTCTGAAGCTTCCCAGGATAATCTAGTTTTGCAAGAAAATGCATTGAACGAAATGGAAAAAACCCTTCCTTCAGCAACTGAGGATAGAGTTGCAGTGTGCTCACCTGAGAAGGATAATTTAACAACTGCTTGCTCAGAAGCACCCCAGGAATCCGAAAAGTATGAAAATGTGCAGAACCGGTCTGAGGAAGAACCTGGCCAGAGTTCAGTGGCTGAAGAAACCAAAAAAGACTGAAACTAATTGTAATCAACTAATCATTATTACACAATTTGAATATTAactatattttgatatttaaaatatccatcaatttataatcatttttttatataattcaaaTGTTGAATAGATTATAAAGCTGAGTATAACAGTTTCTAACATTAGCTTATGAACCATATTGTAATTGATGAGTCTAATATGTAATAAACTAAAATGATAGTCTATTTAGAGAAATAGTTCATATCTTATGTTGTTAGAAAATAATACGTATACCATACAATTCTTGTGATTCATTATACTTCTTGAAAGCAGCATGTTCTACATTTTGTGTGTCTCTATTTTGGGCGTCTACTTTCTTTTACTAAATATAATATTACaacttttaaaagaaaaaaataaaaagactgcagattttgaaaaattataataCCAAACTGAAAATAAGATTTAAGTGATGAGGTGAAAATGGGAAAGAATAAAGATGAACAGTGAATATGCAAGATTTGCTTCTGAATTTTGTCCTATTCCTATATACTCATTTCTACTtccaaagacatcacttgtgtgTGTCTCAGATGAAATTACTACTATACCCTCATCATGTTTTCCATTTTTTAATTTTCCCGTTTCCATTAGGGAACACAAATTGGCATAAAAGTCATTTCGACTCTACACATTGGAGAGTGAACCCTAGAAAaccgaataaataaaataatataccaAAAAGAAAAACATTTACGATAATTGCAACCCAatagttgaaacttgaaagtggCAAAGTGGGAAGAATCGCTTGGGAGAACAAGAACAAGCATGCTATTCTTCTGTCacctcctctctttctcttcttgtttGTAGCCGCTGTTTCTGCTTCGTTCTCCTCACTTCACCTCTTCATTCACAACCCACAAGGTTCGTTCACCTTCTCTCTCCGAAAATACTTGTTTTTTCATAGTTTCCCCCATTTTAGGGTTTTATCAATTTTGCCCCGCATTTTACATATTCAAAATTACTTAATTACATTTGCTGACCTCCACTTGTTCGTTAATGGTCCCTAATTGTAATTGTAAACTGTTGGGgctttttatgttttgggctgcTGGTTCAAGCTTTTGTGGTATTTATGTCTTCTATTTTTTGGCCAACCTTTCGTTTACTTCGTCATGAGTTCAGTTTCGTTTCTCATTTGGTACTATGGTGGGTTTGTAGGAGAGCACTGTGGTATTGTTTAAGATCTGTGCGGTTTGTGTTATATTCATTTCCCCCTTGATTTGTAATGTTCTGGATTTTTAAATGGTCCTCACGAACTTGAAATCGAGTTTTGGGTTGTGGAGTTACCGTTGTTTGGGAAATTTTGTCCCAGCTAATTTTCGAGTAGGATTGCTTAAAAGAAACCCTAAGGCGTACAGATTGAGGATAATAATGAGTGCttcttttttttgggggggggggggattctTCCTGTTTGATTCTGCTTGGTTTGTGCCTGAGAAGTTCATAGGTATACAGATTATGGTTGTGGTTGGATTGCAACTGTTCTAttgaaatttattacttttttatgTCTTCATATCTGTTTCTTATACCAACAACTCCTCCATCTCAGCATTTGTTACAAAATTTTGTTTGGAATTTGGATCTAATTATTAAAAGCCATACAAAATATGCAGGGTCAATTTGAATGTAAGGACTGCAATCATTTTGTTGAGTGGTGGGTATTGGAAGATTTATTTGAAAGATTTAAATTTGGTCAATCTGTTCGGACGTTTCAAACTAAATATAGCTTGTTTGTCAGATTGCCTGGCTACAGCATCACTGTCAGGTTTGAAGTCTGTTCTTTTGATGGAATGCAATAAAGAAGAGGCCTTTAGGGCTAAGGATATTGCTATAAAGAAGTTGGAAAGCAAGGATTTTCCAGTGGCTCATAAATTTGCTCTTAAGGCTCAGAAGTTATACCCTGATCTGGAGAATATTGGTCAATTGCTTGCTGTTTGTGATGTACATTGCTCTGCAGAGCAAAAATTGTATGGTAATGAGATTAACTGGTATAAAGTTCTTCAGATTGAGATGACGGCTGATGAGGTAACAATTAAGAAGCAATACAGAAAGTTTGCTCTCCAACTTCATCCTGACAAGAACAAGTTTTCTGGTGCAGAAGCTGCATTCAAGCTGATTGGGGAAGCACAAAGAGTGCTTTTGGATAGAGTAAAACGATCTGACCTTGACAGAAAGTGCAGGGTTGCAATGAACAATGCTACTATGCCATCTCGCCAACAACAGAAAGCTCACATGAATTTTAAACCTACAGTGCAGAACACTGTCAAGCCGAATTTTATGAACACCACCACTTGGCAGGGGCAACAGTCTAGGCAAACATCTCAACAGGAGCTTAATGGTGGTCGCCCTACTTTTTGGACTATATGTTCCTTCTGTTCTGTTAGATATCAGTATTACAGGGAGGTTATGAATAGATCCCTTCGCTGTCAACAATGCAATAGGGTCTTTTTTGCATATGATGTTGGTAGTAAAGGTGCAACTCCAGCAACTAATCCAAGTCCGCAAGCTTCTGGCCAGCAGAATAATGGTTTCAATCATGGTGCTTCCAATGTAGGTGTTGGGTCTCAAGGTAATGTTCATGCTAACAAGTTCAATACAGAGTCTAGGGGGAAAAAACGTGCTACTTCAGATGTCTCGAGGAAGCCAATTGGAAAGAGAAGGAAGCAGGAGTCCAGTGAAAGTGCTGATTCGGTTAGCAGTGATTCAGAAGATGATGTGGTTGTTGAAGATAATGGTTTTACTGATTTACAAAAGAATACAACTTCTAGAGAAAAGCAACCACGTAGATCTACACGACAAAAACATCAGGCTTCAAACAAGGTGAATGCAAGTGCAAGTGACAGTGacaatgatgatgacgatgatgaatcATTTCAACCTTCAAGTAGGTATAAGAGGAATGGATCATCAAATCGTGCTGGTGAAATGAATAATCAGAATGGTTTAGCTTCGGAAAATGAGGATAACAAGGAGGTGAGGAGAAAGGAAGGTGCTGGAGATTCAAACATAGGTGAAGCATCAGCAGATCTTGTCTACCCTGATCCACAGTTTAGTGACTTCGACAAGGACAAGAAAGAGGAGAATTTTAAAGCTGAGCAGGTTTGGGCTATGTATGATACTACAGATGGCATGCCTAGATTCTACGCCATGATAAAAAAAGTTCTATCACCGAGATTCAAGTTGCAGATAAGATGGTTTGAGTCAGATCCAGATGACGAGGATGAAATCAATTGGTCAAATGAGGAATTGCCAATTGCGTGTGGGAAATATAAACTCGGTAAAACTGAAATTTATGAATCTCGTGAAGCATTCTCCCATCAGATTCTTTGGGAAAAGACTGGCCGCAACACTTTTAAAGTGTACCCTAGAAAGGGGGAAACTTGGGCTTTGTTTAAAGACTGGGATATTAAATGGTATGTGGATGCAGAGTCTCATCAGAAGTATGATTTTGAGTTTGTTGAAATCTTGTCGGATTTTGTTGAAGGTGAAGGAGTAGATGTTGCACACTTGGCTAAGTTGAAAGGTTTTGTGAGCCTCTTCTGTCCAATTATGAAGGAAGGTAATTGCTCGTCCCGAATACCATCGGCCCAGTTATTCAGATTTTCTCACAGGGTGCCTTCTTTTAGGATGACTGGTCAGGAAGGATTAGGTGTTCCTGTGGGATCTTTTGAATTTGATCCTTTATCCCTGCCTATGAATCTGGAAGAAGAGATTGATCTTCCGCAAGATTTAAAAGCAAAATCTTGTCACAGTCCTTCTGTTGGGGTGAGCACAAGGTCTTCAGATGCtatgaaattcaaaatgaaatctGACAGTGATGCATCTCCATCTAAGGTTAATTTGGAAAGAAGAAACTCAGCATTAAAGAACAAGGCTTCTGTTGATCATATTGATGATGGTGTTGGTCCTTCTGATTCAGTCACAACAGCTGTTGGAATACCCGATTCTCAGTTCTTCAATTTTCATGCCAAGAAGTCCCCTGAAAATTTTCAGATTGGCCAGGTTTGGGCATTTTACCGTGAAAATGATAGAATGCCGAGGTACTACGGTGTGATTATGGGTGTTGGGACTAGCCCCGATCTTGATGTGCGTGTTACTTGGCTTACTAATTACTTGCCACCAAAGGATGCCGTTAAGTGGGAAGACGAGGACATGATCATTTCCTGCGGGCAATTTAAAACGGCAAGTGGAGCTAGTAGTTCCATTGTCTGCAAAAACACCCATTCTTTTTCTCATGAGTTGCATCCTGTTGCTATCGAGGGTAATGGTAAGAATAAGAAGTATACTATTCTCCCGAGAAAAGGTGAAGTTTGGGCATTATATAAGAAATGGTCTGCTAAAATCAGAAGCTCAGATTTGTCAAACTGCGAGTACGACATAGTGGAAGTTGTTGATGAAGATAATAGCTCGGGGATAAAGGTTTTATATTTGGAGAAGCTAAGTGGTTTTAATTCAGTTTTTAAGGGCAAAACCGGTGGAAGATCATCTGCAACTATACCTTCCAAAAGATTTCTCATGTTCTCCCACCAAATCCCTGCTTTCAGATTAACAGAAGAGCATGGCGATTTGGCAAGTTTCCTTGAACTTGATCCTGCAGCTCTACCAACTCATTATTTTAGCTCTAAATGATAGATTGATAAATTAGAATCCTTAGACTACTTCTGAGTAGGAACATTAGTACTCTATTTGTGTCATATTCTGTAACCAAGGAGCAAAATTTGTTGACCTGATGTCATTTTTTGGACTAATCctttttcttccccctttttgGGTTGCGAAATTAGATTAAAACCATGTATCTGTATGACTCTAGTGTTATGCATCAcagttccccccccccccccccccccccctttttaagGCATTGCCATTGTTGTTGATGCCTTTTGAAGTAAAGAGGGTATGCTGGTTACTTTGTTAAAGTTCTTGGTTCTGCTTCTAAGCTTCTTAGACATTAGATTATTAGTTGCCTTGCAAATTGATTAGTATCATGCTACAAAACTACTGATTGCATGTTTGGATTTTGCATCTTTAGCCCTCAAAGCATCATTATAAAAGTTGTGCTGATAGAAAAACATTAGAAAGCTTTCTATGTAAAGAAGCCCGATAATACATAATGTGAACTTTCATTTTGCACTACAAAATGTTAGGGTGTGGTTGGTTtataattgttttttgtttttattttagtattttatttttagaattttgtgaattttcttAAGAATGTTGCGTTTAAATTCTGTCATCAATGCCTAATATTTGATAATTAGTTATATCATAATTCATAAGTAGCCATGGTTAGGTCCAGGGGTGTTTACGGGTAGATTTATCTAAATATAAATGAGGTCTTGATCAATTATCTTAAAAAAGTTATACTAATAAGCATTAACCAATTACTGTGTTGTGTTTAATCAAACTTTTTTTCTAATATACCCTAAAACTCGGCCATGGTATGCATTTGCGTATCTATAAACTTCAACTAAGTACTTCATTCTTTTAAAATATAgcatattttagtcttttaaattaCAATTTCGTCCATAGCCACTAAGAAATATAGCATATATTAgtctttttaacctttttttatttcttacggCATATATTTGTGCATTTTTTGAATTGCTACGTAGGGACAAATTTGGGAGTGCATCTTCTCCGGTGGAAAAAAAAACTGAATGGGTATCTAGTGGAAGATCTCACTTTTCATTGCATTCTCTCTCTCATTTACTCTCATTTATTTCTGATTCCACTTGTAGAATTAAAAGTGAGAgattacactttattctctccagtgataaaaaaaatggagagaatCTATTTCcgacaaattttaaatttttaacacttATTTAAAAAGACGAATAAACTAATTATTCcatcaatttatatttctcaagatttatttaatttttatttgaaaataaataaataaccataTTGGGTCGAGTAGGTATTCGATCTTATATAGTCCAACCCATACGTTAtacatattttagaaaaataccaTTATACTCTTTGTATAATTACATTTATTATATCTTTGTTGTATTGGGatcattaaaatgaattaaatttatcgAATTAGTctatttattcatgtaaattgacaaaaaaattttCGTGAACTAAACGGACAGACcctttaattttttggatttataaaaaaacattagtactttttgtcaatattttcataatccaattcatttcacttaaactttttttatttaagttttttggccaaaaaataattttcaaaacaataaaaattaatttttatctaatttttgaaaacaaaaaaagatcAATTCGTTTAATTTATTGGGCTAACCATGAATATTccaaatttgaaatttatttttgatgGATGAATTAGACTTGATTCCTAAGTATcacaatttacaaactcatacaCACTACACACTTATACACACATGTAAGGATTTTATTTACTATTTGAATATTATCAAAGTTTAAATTCGGATACAGTGTATTAACAAACACCATATATTATCACTCAACCAATCTTTATAATTTATGGGTTTAGGCTGGCTAAGTTTAAATAAGGCCTActtttttgtgtttggtaaattaaaaagatatgtttgTACTTGCAGTTTTTAAAAGTTATGGGTgcttttaaaaaatacttaagaacgaattttttaaagttagcttgtatttatcaaaataaaaaaatcttaatataaccctatataataaatattcaaaattattcttattaattattaatgcCAAATTTCGTTTATTTTTCCGTACACACTTTCTGTTAGAgtccttatatatttttaatttctcacTCTAACCTTTATAAATTCTATACACTAAGTATGAACTTTTTCTATTTGTAttcttttttgtgcttcttctttatgaaaaagttaaaaatactaaagaaattaaatacgaaaaaaaaattagttgctTTTTCATACTTGAGCTAATGGATAAAGATCTAATCCTCTTTTAGAATTACAAGTTTAATCTTAAAATATAAGGTAAACATTAGGTTAGTGTTGAAGCAATAATAATATCGAAACGATCATATTTTACAATTGAAAAATTGTTGATTATTTCTCATGATTTTGTTTTGCATGTTACTTAATTTATTCTATTGCTCCTCttgtaatatatttaatttttataatgttATTGGCCTACTAGAATAgaataatattttatgtttattagtcTTATTAAATGATAAGTTCATTATTCAATAACACATAATATAATAAGTATTTGGGCATACTTGACATAAAAATTTATGATTCTctttgttttcaatctttcaaTTCTTGTATGAGCTTATAGAATCATTtttcaatatttatattatataaaattctaaagtttgaaaaaaaataattattctttatGATAGATATGTTTATtataatcttttcttttaattttaaaaaatattttaataaatacaattaTAGTGCTAGTATTAaagtcttttttttattttaccaaacacaaaaacTTCAGCTTTTAAAAAACTGTCTTTAAAAAAACAACTTTTACAAGTTAGTTTAGatttagtttggtaaaatttttattttttaaaaataacttataaaactAACTTTTAAAAACTAACTTTTTTTAAGTTGTAACATCtatatttggtaaattaaattaaaaataacttttaataaacacTAACAAgtgtatttaataaaataattttaaaatttaaaaatattataataaata
The sequence above is drawn from the Arachis hypogaea cultivar Tifrunner chromosome 4, arahy.Tifrunner.gnm2.J5K5, whole genome shotgun sequence genome and encodes:
- the LOC112795786 gene encoding uncharacterized protein; its protein translation is MECNKEEAFRAKDIAIKKLESKDFPVAHKFALKAQKLYPDLENIGQLLAVCDVHCSAEQKLYGNEINWYKVLQIEMTADEVTIKKQYRKFALQLHPDKNKFSGAEAAFKLIGEAQRVLLDRVKRSDLDRKCRVAMNNATMPSRQQQKAHMNFKPTVQNTVKPNFMNTTTWQGQQSRQTSQQELNGGRPTFWTICSFCSVRYQYYREVMNRSLRCQQCNRVFFAYDVGSKGATPATNPSPQASGQQNNGFNHGASNVGVGSQGNVHANKFNTESRGKKRATSDVSRKPIGKRRKQESSESADSVSSDSEDDVVVEDNGFTDLQKNTTSREKQPRRSTRQKHQASNKVNASASDSDNDDDDDESFQPSSRYKRNGSSNRAGEMNNQNGLASENEDNKEVRRKEGAGDSNIGEASADLVYPDPQFSDFDKDKKEENFKAEQVWAMYDTTDGMPRFYAMIKKVLSPRFKLQIRWFESDPDDEDEINWSNEELPIACGKYKLGKTEIYESREAFSHQILWEKTGRNTFKVYPRKGETWALFKDWDIKWYVDAESHQKYDFEFVEILSDFVEGEGVDVAHLAKLKGFVSLFCPIMKEGNCSSRIPSAQLFRFSHRVPSFRMTGQEGLGVPVGSFEFDPLSLPMNLEEEIDLPQDLKAKSCHSPSVGVSTRSSDAMKFKMKSDSDASPSKVNLERRNSALKNKASVDHIDDGVGPSDSVTTAVGIPDSQFFNFHAKKSPENFQIGQVWAFYRENDRMPRYYGVIMGVGTSPDLDVRVTWLTNYLPPKDAVKWEDEDMIISCGQFKTASGASSSIVCKNTHSFSHELHPVAIEGNGKNKKYTILPRKGEVWALYKKWSAKIRSSDLSNCEYDIVEVVDEDNSSGIKVLYLEKLSGFNSVFKGKTGGRSSATIPSKRFLMFSHQIPAFRLTEEHGDLASFLELDPAALPTHYFSSK